A window of the Kazachstania africana CBS 2517 chromosome 10, complete genome genome harbors these coding sequences:
- the RRN7 gene encoding Rrn7p (similar to Saccharomyces cerevisiae RRN7 (YJL025W); ancestral locus Anc_5.183) produces the protein MSTYIRGPICGTDNCPSRLWRIIAGRRTCQYGHVMEGDIEFNNDDDDMTSAGVITRRLNLTTNAIGSFQSSLNTSQFNNSQKTTRDKKIYGEDAKFLFLKSFQFILKRQCQCLIQEMNFPDQFETVVKCIWLEMLKSFNDDDNMHNDPVTDTDVNYSDDDNVAERISRLNKDASRSKLGLHMTSTISILYMASVHMGLPVFTCDFIKWICAARLPYFKSNKSLPKSWRIKLPNYYLELLEGGTPPNNAQYYNKIAATCAKISFNSKFECKINPRPFILKLILLTTLSPEFYFHTMNSIELIGYDDDFELIANAKTHFTSYHLHPELRLMSYFIIIVRWVLICQEERYSDAWISALIEEPSKTETSSKDSVERQVTNLFYDNKDAIFDWDETKTLNYLEWVEKQYLPNHHNDANNADLSIDRKIAKRKLMKIFPMQSGNFPLPPSEHLSFIDHLQENYLQFKNFSDNNYAGDFSRSELILQLEGKLIQTLAMEFAISVDQLKICVHKMERHCMTNLKGK, from the coding sequence ATGTCTACGTACATCAGAGGTCCTATATGTGGTACAGATAACTGTCCATCACGTCTATGGCGTATTATTGCTGGTAGGCGTACGTGCCAGTACGGTCACGTCATGGAAGGTGATATCGAATTTAATAACGACGATGATGACATGACTAGCGCAGGTGTCATTACGAGAAGATTGAATTTAACTACTAACGCCATAGGTAGTTTCCAATCTTCATTGAATACTTCTCAGTTCAATAATTCACAGAAAACTACTAGAgataagaaaatttatgGTGAAgatgcaaaatttttatttttaaaatcttttcaatttatcttgaaaagaCAATGTCAGTGCCTTATTCAGGAAATGAACTTTCCAGACCAGTTTGAAACTGTTGTAAAATGTATTTGGTTAGAGATGCTGAAAAGtttcaatgatgatgataatatgCATAATGATCCAGTCACAGATACCGATGTAAATTATAGTGATGATGACAACGTAGCAGAACGAATTAGTAGACTAAATAAAGATGCTAGCAGATCAAAACTTGGACTTCATATGACTTCCACAATATCAATACTATACATGGCTTCTGTTCATATGGGTCTACCTGTCTTTACATGCGATTTCATAAAATGGATTTGTGCCGCAAGGTTACCATATTTCAAGTCCAATAAATCATTACCAAAAAGTTGGAGGATCAAGTTACCAAATTATTACTTAGAGCTTCTTGAAGGTGGGACGCCACCAAATAATGCTCAGTATTATAATAAGATAGCAGCGACGTGTGCCAAGATATCGTTCAATTCCAAGTTTGAGTGTAAAATTAATCCCAGACCTTTTATTCTAAAACTTATACTTCTGACCACATTATCACCAGAATTTTATTTCCATACAATGAATTCAATCGAACTTATTGGGTATGACGACGATTTTGAACTAATAGCTAATGCAAAAACGCATTTCACTTCTTACCATCTCCATCCAGAATTACGCTTAATGTcttatttcattatcattgtAAGATGGGTACTCATATGTCAGGAAGAAAGGTATTCAGATGCATGGATCTCTGCTCTAATTGAGGAGCCATCGAAGACAGAAACAAGTAGCAAAGACTCTGTTGAAAGGCAAGTTACAAACTTATTTTATGACAATAAAGATGCTATTTTTGATTGGGATGAAACCAAAACGCTTAACTATTTAGAGTGGGTTGAAAAACAATACTTACCAAATCACCACAATGATGCCAATAATGCGGATCTAAGTATTGATCGTAAAATAGCGAAAAGgaaattaatgaagatttttcCCATGCAGTCTGGAAATTTCCCATTACCACCTAGTGAGCACCTTTCATTTATTGACCATTTGCAGGAAAACTATTTACAgtttaaaaatttctctgaCAATAACTATGCTGGAGACTTTTCGAGATCAGAATTGATCCTACAACTAGAAGGAAAACTAATACAGACTCTAGCAATGGAATTTGCCATTTCGGTGgatcaattgaagatttgTGTACATAAAATGGAAAGACACTGCatgacaaatttgaaaggCAAATAG
- the APS3 gene encoding Aps3p (similar to Saccharomyces cerevisiae APS3 (YJL024C); ancestral locus Anc_5.187), giving the protein MCSVNKKCQPRLVKFYTPVDLTKQKLLLEQVYDLISQRNNDFQSSFLVTPPSLLSSDDNDEDIQIIYKNYATLYFTFIVDDQESELAILDLIQTFVQALDRCFTEVNELDLIFNWQTLQSVLEEIVQGGMVIETNVNKIVKSVDQLNRVSESTDNKISTGLSGALQAFAQGSFAQWASGQ; this is encoded by the coding sequence ATGTGTTCAGTCAATAAGAAATGTCAACCAAGGTTGGTGAAATTCTATACACCAGTAGATTTAACCAAGCAGAAATTACTACTTGAACAAGTATACGATCTCATATCCCAAAGAAATAACGATTTCCAGAGTTCTTTTCTGGTAACTCCACCTTCTTTACTATCCAGTGATGACAATGATGAGGATATTCAGATCATTTACAAGAATTACGCAACTTTATATTTCACGTTTATCGTTGATGATCAAGAATCTGAGTTAGCCATACTTGATCTGATTCAAACCTTTGTCCAGGCATTAGATCGTTGTTTTACTGAAGTAAATGAACTGGACTTAATTTTCAATTGGCAAACCTTACAAAGTGTATTGGAAGAAATCGTTCAAGGTGGTATGGTTATCGAAACAAATGTCAACAAGATAGTCAAATCAgttgatcaattgaatcGAGTTTCTGAATCTACAGATAATAAGATCTCTACAGGATTGAGTGGTGCATTACAGGCCTTCGCTCAAGGCAGTTTTGCTCAATGGGCATCAGGCCAATAA
- the POL31 gene encoding DNA-directed DNA polymerase delta subunit POL31 (similar to Saccharomyces cerevisiae POL31 (YJR006W); ancestral locus Anc_5.175), with translation MDSLLRKFNEARTLDPESIERSIVNEIVSTENPFYLPWNERDYSNQFYSIYQHRLNVLKERVEKECNKRWDDHFRLNGRPVMRKNKVLDIEGNEPCWCIGTIYCEMKYKPNILEEVINDTYNAPDLAKSYTDPEGSDEIMLEDESGRVLLVGDFIRQTPFITGAVVGLLGMEADAGTFQVLDICYPSPLIQRPLPSKDNLEMMKGQKIALVSGLNLTTTTPDRVMRLQLLQEFLIGNLYNTSKVSQIGKLIICGNLVEFDLNDDRETAQGKLSENLDEFGNFLANTLQSISIDILPGRNDPSDRTLPQQPLHKALFNGSIKKYIENVDYNILSLVTNPYQFDFNGWQMLATSGQSINDICKYIMPYKKQDTEDDEASDISSHDSLENRLDLMECTLKWQNIAPTAPDTLWCYPYKNNDPFILKEWPHLYVIGNQPEFGSRETKMSNGAKIKIISVPEFSETGKIVLLDMSTLEVELVSIEL, from the coding sequence ATGGACAGTCTATTGAGGAAGTTCAACGAAGCTAGGACGCTGGATCCAGAatccattgaaagaagcaTAGTAAATGAGATTGTTAGCACCGAAAACCCTTTCTATTTGCCTTGGAATGAGAGAGATTACAGCAACCAATTTTATTCGATTTACCAGCACAGACTGAATGTTTTGAAGGAAAGAGTAGAAAAAGAATGTAATAAAAGATGGGACGATCATTTTAGACTGAATGGTAGACCCgtgatgaggaagaataAAGTACTTGACATTGAAGGTAATGAGCCATGTTGGTGTATTGGTACGATCTACTGTGAAATGAAGTACAAACCGAATATTTTGGAGGAAGTTATCAATGATACATACAATGCACCTGATTTGGCCAAGAGTTATACTGATCCTGAAGGTAGTGACGAAATTATGTTAGAAGACGAGAGTGGTAGAGTGTTGTTAGTTGGTGATTTTATCAGACAGACGCCGTTTATAACAGGTGCTGTAGTCGGTTTGCTAGGAATGGAAGCAGATGCAGGTACTTTTCAAGTCCTCGACATATGTTACCCTTCTCCATTGATCCAAAGACCGCTGCCATCAAAGGATAATTTAGAGATGATGAAAGGTCAAAAAATCGCATTAGTCTCCGGTTTAAATTTAACTACTACTACGCCTGATCGTGTAATGAGGTTACAACTCTTACAAGAGTTCTTAATAGGAAACCTTTACAATACCAGTAAAGTTTCACAAATTGGGAAGTTGATTATTTGTGGTAATCTGGtagaatttgatttaaatgatgaCAGAGAGACAGCTCAGGGTAAACTTTCTGAAAACCTGGAtgaatttggaaattttttggcaaaTACATTACAATCTATTTCGATTGATATCTTACCAGGTCGTAATGACCCCAGTGATAGAACATTACCACAACAACCTTTGCATAAAGCTTTATTCAACGGTTCaatcaagaaatatattgaaaatgtcGATTACAATATATTGAGTTTAGTGACAAATCCATAccaatttgatttcaatggGTGGCAGATGTTGGCTACATCAGGTCAAAGTATTAATGACATTTGCAAATATATTATGCCTTATAAAAAACAGGATACTGAGGATGATGAGGCTTCTGATATTAGCTCCCATGATAGTTTGGAAAATAGGTTAGATTTAATGGAATGTACGCTGAAATGGCAGAATATTGCACCAACTGCTCCTGATACATTATGGTGCTATCCGtacaaaaataatgatccgttcattttaaaagaatGGCCACACTTGTACGTGATCGGTAATCAACCTGAATTTGGTTCTCGCGAAACGAAAATGAGCAATGGAGCAAAgattaaaattatttcagTTCCTGAATTTAGTGAAACTGGTAAGATTGTACTATTAGATATGTCAACTTTGGAAGTTGAACTTGTTAGTATTGAATTATGA
- the RNR2 gene encoding ribonucleotide-diphosphate reductase subunit RNR2 (similar to Saccharomyces cerevisiae RNR4 (YGR180C) and RNR2 (YJL026W); ancestral locus Anc_5.179), whose protein sequence is MAKDTKTAAEALSDLEIKDNSNVSIVQESDAKNAEVNARLSEAARKHREYLSSHRIQRHALKETEQEEPLLVADPNRKTVFPIKFHEIWQAYKRAEASFWTAEEIDLGKDLHDWNNRMNPNEKFFISRVLAFFAASDGLVNENLVENFSAEVAIPEAKAFYGFQIMIENIHSETYSLLIDTYIKDPKESEFLFNAIDTIPQIKEKALWALRWINDAESPFAERLVAFAAIEGVFFSGSFASIFWLKKRGLMPGLTFSNELICRDEGLHTDFACLLFAHLKHKPAPEVVERIVTEAVAIEKQYFIDALPVSLLGMNADLMNQYVEFVADRLLVAFGNKKFYGVENPFDFMENISLAGKTNFFEKRVSDYQYAGVMSKTTGTEEGAFNINEDF, encoded by the coding sequence ATGGCCAAGGATACTAAGACCGCTGCTGAAGCATTATCTGATTTAGAAATCAAGGACAATTCTAACGTCTCAATCGTTCAAGAGAGCGATGCTAAGAACGCTGAAGTCAATGCTAGATTAAGTGAAGCCGCAAGAAAACACAGAGAATACTTAAGCTCCCACAGAATTCAAAGACATGCATTAAAGGAAACTGAACAAGAAGAACCTCTATTAGTTGCTGACCCAAACAGAAAAACCGTCTTCCCAATCAAGTTCCACGAAATCTGGCAAGCTTACAAGAGAGCTGAAGCCTCTTTCTGGACTGCTGAAGAAATCGATCTTGGTAAGGATTTACATGACTGGAACAACAGAATGAATCCAAATGAAAAGTTCTTTATCTCCAGAGTTTTAGCTTTCTTCGCTGCCTCTGATGGTTTAGTCAACGAAAACTTGGTCGAAAACTTCTCTGCTGAAGTCGCTATCCCAGAAGCTAAGGCTTTCTACGGTTTCCAAATTATGATCGAAAATATTCACTCTGAAACTTACTCCCTTTTAATCGATACCTATATTAAGGATCCAAAGGAATctgaatttcttttcaacGCCATTGACACTATTCCtcaaattaaagaaaaggCTCTATGGGCTTTGAGATGGATTAACGACGCCGAATCCCCATTCGCTGAAAGATTAGTTGCTTTTGCTGCCATCGAAGGTGTCTTCTTCTCCGGTTCTTTCGCCTCCATTTTCTGGTTAAAGAAGAGAGGTTTAATGCCAGGTCTAACTTTCTCTAACGAATTAATCTGTAGAGATGAAGGTTTACACACTGATTTCGCTTGTCTATTGTTCGCTCACTTAAAGCACAAGCCAGCTCCAGAAGTTGTCGAAAGAATCGTCACCGAAGCTGTTGCCATCGAAAAGCAATACTTCATCGATGCTTTACCAGTCTCTTTATTAGGTATGAATGCTGATTTAATGAACCAATACGTTGAATTTGTCGCTGATAGATTATTAGTTGCTTTCGGTAACAAGAAATTCTATGGTGTCGAAAATCCATTCGATTTCATGGAAAACATTTCCTTAGCTGGTAAGACTAACTTCTTCGAAAAGAGAGTTTCCGATTACCAATATGCTGGTGTTATGTCCAAGACCACTGGTACTGAAGAAGGTGCTTTCAACATCAACGAAGATTTCTAA